From the genome of Alosa alosa isolate M-15738 ecotype Scorff River chromosome 20, AALO_Geno_1.1, whole genome shotgun sequence, one region includes:
- the zgc:114119 gene encoding mediator of RNA polymerase II transcription subunit 30-like: MAASMPTKGPTLANMPSQQQQQQQPHMHPASGTGQQPPMPPQGALREISPVYLCRIGQETVQDIVSRTMEVFQLARATQLPNGVTQSQAAYQDRFGKLQEHLRQLTLLFRKLRLLYERCVEMTTDLQEAPGELVPYVGEEIASVAVEPCSPAVSQEKREMLEKVKQKNQEMKVLMDQLRNLLWDVNAMLTLR; this comes from the exons ATGGCTGCCTCTATGCCCACGAAGGGCCCTACTCTGGCCAATATGCCCtcccagcagcaacaacaacaacaacctcaCATGCATCCGGCTTCAGGTACTGGTCAACAGCCCCCTATGCCGCCTCAAGGTGCTTTGCGAGAAATATctcctgtgtatttgtgtagaaTTGGCCAAGAAACCGTTCAGGACATTGTTAGTCGCACCATGGAGGTCTTCCAGCTGGCAAGGGCCACTCAA CTGCCGAACGGAGTCACTCAAAGTCAAGCCGCCTATCAAGACCGTTTTGGCAAACTGCAGGAACACCTGCGACAGCTTACCCTGCTGTTCCGCAAGCTGCGACTGCTGTATGAGCGCTGCGTGGAGATGACTACGGACTTGCAGGAAGCACCTGGAGAG TTGGTGCCATATGTTGGTGAAGAGATAGCTTCTGTGGCCGTGGAGCCTTGTAGTCCAGCAGTGAGCCAGGAGAAACGGGAGATGCTGGAG AAGGTGAAGCAGAAGAACCAGGAGATGAAGGTTCTGATGGACCAGCTGAGGAATCTCTTGTGGGACGTCAACGCCATGCTAACGCTCCGTTGA